The Prevotella melaninogenica genome window below encodes:
- the uvrA gene encoding excinuclease ABC subunit UvrA — protein sequence MNKYIEVKGAKVNNLKNIDVRIPQGKFVAITGVSGSGKSSLAFDTLYAEGQRRYVESLSAYARQFLGRMSKPEVDFIKGLPPAIAIEQKVISRNPRSTVGTSTEIYEYLRLLYARIGRTFSPISGEEVKHHSVEDVIEKVMSYSEGTKFCILAPLHIVEGRSVQNQLEMEMQEGYARIYVDNDFIRIEDWLEQNPADDDNKSTAKDKAKNIYLVIDRLSVDNSKDTLTRLTDSCETAFYEGDGNMQLMILPAKLTYDFSTRFEADGIRFEEPNDNMFSFNSPLGACPTCEGFGRVIGIDEKLVIPDSSLSVYDGCVQCWHGEKMATWKDEFCRRAAKDNFPIFKPYFELTKAEKESLWEGLPSERKKDIHDRICIDTFFQMVKENQYKIQYRVMLSRYRGKTVCPDCHGTKLKKEATWVKIGGMAITELVDMPIINLKQWFDNLKLTEHEKEVSKRLMTEITSRLQFLLDVGLGYLTLNRQSNSLSGGESQRINLTTSLGSSLVGSLYILDEPSIGLHSRDTDRLIHVLKELQALGNTVVVVEHDEEIMRAADYLIDVGPDAGRLGGEIVFEGKVSDIKRIEGDIKEKKNAQSQQLLEQYPRSYTIKYLTGTEVIETPTSRRPWNMAIELKGARMNNLKGVDVKFPLNVFTVVTGVSGSGKSSLVKGILYPALKRHLDEVADTPGEYSSLGGDWKQIKHVEFVDQNPIGKSTRSNPATYVKAYDEIRKLFADQQLSKQMGFTPQYFSFNTEGGRCEECKGAGVITVEMQFMADLVLECEECHGQRFKREILDVQFQGKNINDVLNMTVSEAIQFFSEHKRKAIVNRLKPLEDVGLGYIKLGQSSSTLSGGENQRVKLAYFIGQEQQEPTLFIFDEPTTGLHFHDIDRLLHAFNALIERGHTILVIEHNLDVIKCADHVIDLGPDGGDKGGNLVIAATPEEVARCKESLTGKYLAEKLK from the coding sequence ATGAATAAATATATTGAGGTAAAAGGAGCTAAGGTTAACAACCTAAAAAATATAGATGTAAGAATCCCTCAAGGTAAGTTTGTTGCCATTACTGGCGTATCAGGTTCGGGCAAGTCATCGCTTGCTTTCGACACACTCTACGCTGAAGGACAACGCCGATATGTGGAAAGTCTTTCTGCTTATGCCCGTCAGTTCTTAGGCAGAATGTCTAAACCTGAGGTCGACTTCATCAAAGGACTCCCCCCTGCTATCGCCATTGAGCAAAAGGTTATTTCACGTAATCCACGCTCAACGGTGGGTACTTCTACCGAAATATACGAATATCTCCGTCTTCTCTATGCCCGCATTGGTAGGACATTCAGCCCTATCTCTGGCGAAGAAGTGAAGCATCACTCTGTTGAAGACGTCATTGAGAAAGTCATGTCCTACTCAGAAGGGACCAAGTTCTGTATCCTTGCCCCACTCCACATTGTTGAAGGACGAAGCGTACAGAACCAACTTGAGATGGAGATGCAGGAAGGTTATGCACGTATCTATGTAGATAACGACTTTATCCGTATAGAAGATTGGCTTGAACAAAACCCTGCTGATGATGACAATAAAAGCACGGCAAAGGACAAAGCAAAGAATATCTATCTCGTTATTGACCGTTTATCAGTTGACAACTCCAAAGATACACTGACCCGACTCACTGACTCATGCGAGACCGCTTTTTATGAGGGCGACGGCAACATGCAGTTAATGATTCTGCCAGCCAAGCTTACTTACGATTTCTCTACACGCTTTGAAGCAGACGGCATACGCTTTGAAGAACCGAACGATAATATGTTTTCGTTCAATTCTCCCCTCGGTGCCTGTCCTACTTGTGAGGGTTTTGGTCGTGTCATCGGAATCGATGAGAAGTTAGTCATCCCTGACTCCTCTCTTTCTGTCTATGATGGTTGCGTACAATGTTGGCATGGTGAGAAGATGGCAACATGGAAAGATGAGTTCTGCAGACGTGCAGCAAAAGACAACTTCCCTATCTTTAAACCTTATTTCGAACTAACTAAAGCAGAGAAGGAAAGTCTTTGGGAGGGTCTACCAAGCGAAAGAAAGAAAGATATTCACGACCGTATCTGTATTGACACCTTCTTCCAAATGGTGAAAGAGAACCAATACAAGATTCAATACCGTGTCATGCTCAGCCGCTATCGTGGTAAGACTGTTTGTCCAGACTGCCATGGCACGAAGCTAAAGAAGGAAGCTACATGGGTGAAGATTGGAGGTATGGCTATCACCGAGCTCGTTGATATGCCAATCATCAACCTTAAACAATGGTTTGACAATCTAAAATTAACAGAGCATGAAAAGGAAGTCAGTAAGCGACTGATGACCGAGATAACAAGTCGTTTGCAGTTCCTTTTAGACGTAGGATTGGGCTACCTCACCCTTAACCGCCAATCTAACTCATTGAGTGGTGGTGAGAGTCAACGCATCAATCTCACAACTTCCCTTGGTTCTTCCCTCGTTGGCTCACTCTATATACTTGACGAACCTTCCATTGGTTTGCATAGTCGTGACACCGACCGTCTCATTCATGTACTGAAGGAACTTCAAGCATTAGGTAACACCGTGGTTGTCGTGGAACATGATGAGGAAATTATGCGTGCTGCTGATTACTTGATTGACGTTGGACCAGACGCAGGTAGACTTGGTGGAGAGATTGTATTCGAAGGTAAAGTATCTGATATCAAGCGAATAGAGGGAGATATTAAAGAAAAAAAGAATGCTCAATCACAGCAATTATTAGAGCAGTACCCTCGTTCATATACCATTAAATACCTCACAGGAACGGAAGTTATCGAAACACCTACAAGTCGTCGACCATGGAATATGGCGATAGAATTGAAGGGAGCACGCATGAATAATCTTAAGGGTGTTGACGTAAAGTTCCCTCTGAATGTCTTTACTGTAGTGACAGGAGTCAGTGGTAGCGGAAAGTCTTCCCTTGTGAAAGGTATACTCTACCCTGCCCTCAAACGCCATTTGGATGAGGTTGCCGACACACCAGGTGAATATTCTTCTCTTGGAGGTGACTGGAAGCAGATTAAACACGTTGAGTTTGTAGATCAGAACCCTATCGGTAAGAGTACACGCTCTAACCCTGCCACTTACGTAAAGGCATACGATGAAATAAGAAAGCTATTTGCAGACCAGCAGTTATCAAAGCAGATGGGCTTTACACCACAGTATTTCTCATTCAACACTGAGGGGGGACGCTGCGAAGAATGTAAGGGTGCAGGTGTCATTACAGTGGAGATGCAGTTTATGGCAGACCTTGTCTTAGAGTGCGAGGAGTGTCACGGACAACGCTTTAAGCGTGAGATTCTTGACGTACAGTTCCAAGGTAAGAATATCAACGACGTCTTGAACATGACTGTGTCTGAGGCTATCCAATTCTTCAGTGAGCACAAACGCAAAGCGATTGTCAACCGATTGAAGCCTTTAGAGGATGTTGGATTAGGCTACATCAAACTCGGACAAAGTTCTTCTACCCTCTCTGGTGGTGAGAACCAGCGTGTGAAACTTGCCTACTTCATTGGACAAGAACAGCAAGAGCCAACACTCTTCATCTTTGATGAGCCAACAACAGGTCTACACTTCCATGATATCGATCGTCTACTGCATGCTTTCAATGCGCTCATCGAACGTGGACATACGATATTAGTCATCGAACATAACCTTGATGTCATCAAGTGTGCTGACCATGTCATCGACCTTGGTCCTGATGGAGGTGATAAGGGTGGAAACCTCGTAATAGCTGCTACACCAGAAGAGGTGGCTCGCTGCAAGGAGAGTTTGACAGGTAAATATTTAGCTGAAAAGCTAAAGTAG